The window GGCCTTCGAGAACTCATTGCCGCCTACACATCGTCTCTCAACCAATGTGAGTTCTGCATGAAGGCCCACGCTGCCGTAGCCTCTCAGTTGTTGGGGGATGAGGCGCTCGTCTGGGCCGTCATCCGCGACCTCGACACCTCCTACCTCAACGACAAAGAGAAGGAGCTCCTGCGATTTGTCCGCAAGGTCACTCTGGCCCCATCCTCCATCACCGCAACAGACACGCAACAAGTGAACGCCGCTGGTTGGGACGACGCTTCAATCTTCTACGCCATCTCTGCCTGCGCTCTATTCAACTTCTACAATCGTTGGATCTCAGCAACTGGGGTGAATCCCGTAAGCGACGAAGCCTTCAAGAACCTGGCCTCACGCATGGCAAAGGTTGGATACGACCGTTAACGCTTTGCCTACTTGCGTGTGTTCCGAATCCAACACCAGCGTGTCGGGCGTATGTTCCTGGAAAGGATAAGAGAAATGGTCGGGACGACTAGATTCGAACTAGCGACCTCACCCACCCCAAGGGTGCGCTCTACCAGGCTGAGCCACGTCCCGACTATTGGTTTGCACGTCGGCCCAGGCGGGCGACGGCGGGGTATCCTGCAGTCCTAAGTGTACACGACCAGCCATCGTTACGAGAATTCAGGCGGTCTTCACCCTACGTCGTAGGCGCCACAAACTCCTTCGGCAAGGAACCACCCTCGCCAAAGAAGAACTCGTTCATCTGTTCCACCAAAAACTCCTGCGCCTCGCGCGTCCAAGGCTGCAGACGGTACTCATTCAACAGCATCTTCTGCCGCTCCACCCACTCGCCCCACGACTTCTTTGAGACGTTTTTGAAGATCTTCTGGCCAAAGTCCGAATCGAACGGCGGCTCATCCAGCCCTTCCATCTCAGTCTTGAATCGCGTGTCGAAAACCATATGTGCCATTCTTTTGAACTCCTTTGGAACTTTTATTTTACGATGCCGTACGAATTATTGCGCTGCATCGAATAACCATGACACTTGCCTACGACATAGCGACCTCAGCGATAGCAGGAATGATGGTAGGCAACGAGTTCGCCGTCGCAGCCTTCGTCCACCCCCAGTTGGAAAAACTCCCCTCGAAAGCTCACTCTAAAACTGCCGCCCTGCTCGCCGCCGCCCTCGGCAGGGCGATGCCACTCTGGTATGGTTTAGCTCTCTTGCTCATCGTTGGTGCAGCATTTGAACATCGGCCAATCTCGCAAGGCTCCGGACTTCTTCTTGCCGCCGCTGCCGCACTGTGGGCCGCCACCATCGTCGTTACCATTGCGATGCTGGTGCCGATCAACAACCGAATCGCGAAGCTGAATCCCGACCGTCCCTACGACGGATGGCTAAACGATCGCGCACGCTGGGACCTCCTTCATCGAGTCCGAGTAGCAATCCTGATCATCGCCCTTCTCTTGCTCCTGACAGGTCTCTTCGGCGGAGCAGCATCAATTTAACGCCCTAACGCCGCTTCCCCTTAGCCTTTTTATTTCGCTCCCGCGCCTTTGCCTTCGTCTTACCTTTCTTACCCGAGCGATTCGGACTGGAATGCGGTCGTTCTCCGCTCGCCGACGCCGCAGTCTTCGACCTGCGCAGCGATCGTGGCACAACCGCAACATCGTCCTCTGACGGCAGCAAGGCAAACTGCAGTCGCCGCTGTTGCCGGTCAATCCGGTCCAGCAGCACATGCACCTGCTGTCCCATCTTGAACACCCGCCCGTTACGCGTCCCGACGATCTGCCGATCTGTATCGCGAAACATATAGCGGTCATCCTGCAGCGAAGTAAGCGGCACCAACCCTTCAATGAACAGATCATTCAACTCGACGAAAAATCCATACTTCGTGCAGGAAAGAATGATGGCATTGAAGTCTTCGCCCACTCTGTCCTGCATAAATTTGATCTTCTTCCACTCGATCAGCTCGCGCTCCGCATCATCGGCTCGTCGCTCC is drawn from Edaphobacter lichenicola and contains these coding sequences:
- a CDS encoding carboxymuconolactone decarboxylase family protein, whose protein sequence is MNMLKTEQASIFLRGVEENPKPSVYRDLIENARATGADYWQIWHLLAFDPEAAHHLAALSHTLMHKECPISPGLRELIAAYTSSLNQCEFCMKAHAAVASQLLGDEALVWAVIRDLDTSYLNDKEKELLRFVRKVTLAPSSITATDTQQVNAAGWDDASIFYAISACALFNFYNRWISATGVNPVSDEAFKNLASRMAKVGYDR
- a CDS encoding oxidative damage protection protein, producing the protein MAHMVFDTRFKTEMEGLDEPPFDSDFGQKIFKNVSKKSWGEWVERQKMLLNEYRLQPWTREAQEFLVEQMNEFFFGEGGSLPKEFVAPTT
- a CDS encoding DUF1772 domain-containing protein, which produces MTLAYDIATSAIAGMMVGNEFAVAAFVHPQLEKLPSKAHSKTAALLAAALGRAMPLWYGLALLLIVGAAFEHRPISQGSGLLLAAAAALWAATIVVTIAMLVPINNRIAKLNPDRPYDGWLNDRARWDLLHRVRVAILIIALLLLLTGLFGGAASI